A window of the Rhodoferax sp. GW822-FHT02A01 genome harbors these coding sequences:
- a CDS encoding amidohydrolase family protein, producing the protein MDFFAEPKIDGHCHILDPVRFPYAPDVLYRPQGQEIGDQNSLEQVMACYGVRHALLVGPNSGYNLDNRCMLHAIATGAGRFKGVAVVPNDVSAESLQAFKDQGVVGIAFNIALNGLPYYATDLKTLLQKLEKLDLWAQFQVEADQLLDLLPYLQGSQIRMVFDHCGRPVGAKGTEQAGFQALLAMGREGRAVVKLSGEAKFSAQGFPFDDARSYWDALIQAFGLQNCVWASDWPYLKAPFRLDYGPMLKRWENYLTAQERRQLMWDNPKRMFGF; encoded by the coding sequence GTGGACTTCTTCGCCGAGCCCAAGATTGACGGGCACTGCCACATTCTGGACCCGGTTCGCTTTCCCTACGCGCCCGACGTGTTGTACCGACCGCAGGGTCAGGAAATTGGCGACCAGAACAGCCTGGAGCAGGTCATGGCCTGCTACGGTGTGCGCCATGCCCTTCTGGTAGGCCCCAACTCTGGCTATAACCTGGACAACCGCTGCATGCTGCACGCCATTGCCACTGGAGCAGGACGCTTCAAAGGCGTGGCGGTCGTTCCAAATGACGTCTCCGCCGAATCGCTGCAGGCATTCAAGGACCAGGGCGTCGTGGGTATTGCCTTCAACATTGCGCTCAACGGCCTGCCCTACTATGCGACGGATCTGAAAACGCTGCTGCAGAAGTTGGAGAAGCTGGACCTGTGGGCGCAGTTTCAGGTGGAAGCGGACCAGTTGCTGGACTTGCTTCCGTACCTACAGGGTTCACAGATACGCATGGTGTTTGACCATTGCGGCAGACCCGTTGGAGCCAAGGGTACCGAGCAAGCTGGCTTTCAGGCGCTGCTGGCAATGGGCCGTGAAGGCCGGGCGGTGGTCAAGCTCTCAGGAGAGGCCAAGTTTTCCGCGCAGGGTTTTCCGTTTGATGACGCACGCAGCTACTGGGACGCGTTGATACAGGCTTTTGGTCTGCAAAACTGCGTGTGGGCTTCCGACTGGCCCTACCTGAAGGCACCATTCCGGCTGGACTACGGCCCCATGCTCAAGCGCTGGGAAAACTACCTCACTGCCCAAGAGCGCAGACAACTCATGTGGGACAACCCCAAACGCATGTTCGGTTTCTAG
- the gcvH gene encoding glycine cleavage system protein GcvH has protein sequence MTIKFTPDHEWLKLDNGQAVVGITVHAQDALGDVVFVELPEVGKTYAKGDVAGVVESVKAAADVYMPVDGTVTEVNEELRADPALANSDPLGAGWFFKITVADQSQFDALMDDTAYTKFSEAA, from the coding sequence ATGACCATCAAATTCACCCCCGACCACGAGTGGCTCAAGCTCGACAACGGCCAGGCCGTAGTGGGCATTACCGTCCATGCGCAAGACGCATTAGGCGACGTGGTGTTCGTGGAACTGCCCGAGGTAGGCAAGACCTACGCCAAGGGCGATGTGGCCGGCGTGGTCGAGTCGGTCAAGGCCGCTGCCGACGTCTACATGCCCGTGGACGGTACTGTCACTGAAGTCAATGAAGAGCTGCGTGCAGACCCCGCGCTGGCCAACAGTGACCCACTGGGCGCCGGCTGGTTCTTCAAGATCACCGTGGCCGATCAAAGCCAGTTCGACGCGCTGATGGACGACACCGCCTACACCAAGTTCTCCGAAGCCGCCTAA
- a CDS encoding GNAT family N-acetyltransferase, with translation MDQCAAALTIRTVNDAAVVRSSFPLMAQLRPELADAAAWVSYWQRQSERGYRLAGLYVEDELKALAGYRIQENLVHGQFMYLDDLVTDVGARGQGHGEALVGFLRAEAERLGCNKLVLDTPLSNQLGHRFYFRCGLLATSLRFVEPIASAVARQ, from the coding sequence ATGGATCAATGTGCTGCTGCACTCACCATCCGGACCGTCAATGATGCGGCTGTCGTTCGAAGTAGCTTCCCTTTGATGGCCCAGTTGCGTCCGGAACTTGCCGACGCGGCCGCTTGGGTATCTTATTGGCAACGCCAATCAGAGCGGGGCTATCGCTTGGCCGGGTTGTATGTGGAGGACGAACTGAAGGCCCTGGCTGGCTACCGCATTCAGGAGAATCTTGTGCACGGGCAGTTCATGTACCTGGACGATCTGGTAACCGATGTCGGCGCGCGAGGGCAGGGACATGGTGAGGCATTGGTCGGATTTCTTCGCGCCGAAGCCGAGCGCCTGGGATGCAACAAGTTGGTGCTCGACACGCCACTGAGCAATCAGTTGGGCCACCGCTTCTATTTCCGATGCGGTCTGTTGGCGACCTCGCTGCGTTTTGTAGAACCCATTGCATCTGCGGTGGCACGGCAATAA
- the gcvT gene encoding glycine cleavage system aminomethyltransferase GcvT, which produces MESLLSDSATPLLTTPLNALHIELGARMVPFAGYSMPVQYPAGLMAEHHHTRNAAGLFDVSHMGQLRLVGADAAAAFESLMPVDVIDLPVGKQRYGLLLNEEGGILDDLMFIRREADIFVVVNGACKAADIAHIQARIGSRCEVIPMPEMALLALQGPQAVTALSRLAPGVEKLVFMTGGHFTVHTGAQDIAVFLTRSGYTGEDGFEISVHSRDADALARALLAQPEVKPIGLGARNSLRLEAGLCLYGNDIDTTTNPVEANLLWAMQKVRRAGGAREGGFPGAAKILAALAHPDANARKRVGLVALERVPVRDHTPLQDLNGQTIGEVTSGLLGPTVDKPIAIGYVPASMAALGTRVNAIVRGKPVLMEITSMPFTPNRYYRG; this is translated from the coding sequence ATGGAGAGTCTCTTGTCCGATTCCGCAACCCCCTTGCTTACTACGCCGCTGAACGCCCTGCATATCGAGCTGGGCGCACGCATGGTGCCTTTTGCCGGCTACTCGATGCCGGTGCAGTATCCCGCCGGGCTGATGGCCGAGCACCACCACACCCGCAACGCCGCCGGCCTGTTTGACGTGTCCCACATGGGCCAGTTGCGCCTGGTGGGTGCGGATGCCGCAGCAGCGTTCGAGAGCCTGATGCCGGTGGACGTGATCGATCTGCCCGTGGGCAAGCAACGCTATGGCCTGCTGCTCAATGAAGAGGGCGGCATCCTCGACGACCTGATGTTCATACGCCGCGAGGCTGACATCTTTGTGGTGGTCAACGGTGCCTGCAAGGCGGCCGACATCGCCCATATCCAGGCCCGCATTGGCAGCCGTTGCGAAGTCATTCCTATGCCGGAGATGGCCTTGCTTGCGCTGCAAGGCCCGCAGGCGGTGACCGCCTTGTCGCGGCTGGCTCCCGGCGTGGAGAAGCTGGTGTTCATGACTGGTGGCCATTTCACGGTGCACACCGGCGCGCAGGACATAGCCGTGTTTCTCACCCGCAGCGGTTATACGGGTGAAGACGGCTTTGAAATCTCGGTGCACAGCCGCGATGCAGATGCCTTGGCGCGTGCCCTGCTGGCGCAGCCGGAAGTCAAACCCATCGGTCTGGGGGCCCGCAATTCGCTGCGCCTGGAGGCCGGACTGTGCCTGTACGGCAATGACATCGATACCACCACCAACCCGGTAGAAGCCAATCTGCTGTGGGCCATGCAAAAGGTACGTCGTGCAGGGGGCGCACGCGAAGGCGGCTTCCCCGGTGCAGCAAAGATTTTGGCGGCGCTGGCACACCCTGACGCCAACGCACGCAAGCGCGTGGGCCTGGTGGCACTGGAGCGCGTTCCCGTGCGCGACCACACGCCCCTGCAGGACCTGAACGGACAAACTATCGGCGAAGTCACCAGCGGTCTGCTGGGCCCCACGGTCGACAAACCGATTGCCATAGGCTATGTGCCCGCATCCATGGCTGCACTGGGCACCCGCGTGAACGCCATCGTGCGCGGCAAGCCCGTGCTGATGGAAATAACTTCCATGCCCTTCACGCCCAACCGCTATTACCGTGGATAA
- a CDS encoding carboxymuconolactone decarboxylase family protein: MTTSAFPVLSPRMGWATFDKSVPGAVAALRSLGQAVDGTGLDKRLIELVKVRVSQINGCAFCLKLHLDWARQAGVPAVQLDLLATWRDVDCFDRRAQAALDWAEALTGMASHHIEDATHERASLQFSEVELAALTTSIAAINAWNRIAGSLRFEPPGMTTKPERTA; encoded by the coding sequence ATGACTACTTCCGCATTTCCCGTTCTATCGCCTCGCATGGGTTGGGCTACGTTTGACAAATCCGTCCCGGGCGCTGTGGCCGCTCTGCGCAGTCTGGGCCAGGCTGTCGATGGCACCGGGCTGGACAAGCGCCTGATCGAGCTGGTCAAGGTGCGTGTTTCGCAGATCAACGGCTGCGCCTTTTGTCTCAAGCTGCATCTGGATTGGGCGCGGCAGGCTGGTGTACCAGCCGTTCAGCTGGACTTGCTGGCGACCTGGCGTGACGTGGATTGTTTTGACAGGCGCGCGCAGGCGGCACTGGACTGGGCGGAAGCCCTGACCGGTATGGCATCGCATCACATTGAAGATGCAACCCACGAGCGCGCGTCCTTGCAATTCTCTGAAGTCGAGCTTGCCGCGTTGACTACGTCCATTGCTGCCATCAATGCCTGGAACCGCATTGCAGGATCGTTGCGATTTGAGCCGCCCGGGATGACAACCAAGCCGGAGCGCACGGCATGA
- a CDS encoding MarR family transcriptional regulator — MNTQPNAVPDVGRGKRGVDGHIGYLLRQAHSAHRARMERALAADGVTLPQFSVLVMLAAYPGASGAELARLSMLTPQTMNVILSNLERDGAIARRAHAEHGRIQVNEITSAGRNLLSRCKRAVKVVEERLLAGLSPLEEQAVRKWLVMAAQEPASDGLERN; from the coding sequence GTGAACACCCAACCAAACGCCGTACCCGATGTGGGCCGGGGCAAACGGGGCGTCGATGGCCATATTGGCTATCTGTTGCGACAAGCCCACTCCGCGCACCGCGCCCGCATGGAAAGGGCTTTGGCCGCCGATGGCGTGACGCTGCCCCAGTTCTCCGTGCTTGTCATGTTGGCCGCCTACCCGGGTGCCTCGGGCGCGGAACTGGCACGGCTGTCCATGCTGACACCCCAGACCATGAACGTGATCCTGTCCAACCTGGAGCGTGACGGTGCCATTGCACGCCGTGCGCATGCTGAGCATGGGCGCATCCAAGTCAACGAAATCACATCTGCAGGTCGCAACCTGTTGTCGCGCTGCAAGCGGGCTGTCAAGGTGGTAGAGGAGCGGCTGCTGGCAGGCCTGAGCCCACTGGAGGAGCAAGCCGTACGCAAGTGGCTGGTGATGGCTGCGCAGGAACCGGCAAGTGACGGCTTGGAGCGGAATTGA
- a CDS encoding 3-hydroxyacyl-CoA dehydrogenase: MEIAGKVYIVTGGASGLGEGTARMLAAAGGKVVIADMQVEKGEAVARDIGGAFVKCDVSSEADGQAVVAKAVSLGKLMGLVNCAGIAPGEKTVGKTGAHALSTFTKCITVNLVGSFNMIRLAAEAMSKNEPEATGERGVLISTASVAAYDGQMGQAAYSASKGGVVGMTLPIARDLARNGIRNMTIAPGIFGTPMMFGMPQEVQDSLAAAVPFPSRLGTPQDYAKLVRHIFENDMLNGEVIRLDGAIRLAPR; encoded by the coding sequence ATGGAAATTGCAGGCAAGGTCTACATCGTCACGGGCGGTGCATCAGGATTGGGTGAAGGCACGGCGCGCATGCTGGCAGCCGCTGGCGGCAAGGTCGTCATCGCTGACATGCAGGTCGAAAAAGGTGAGGCTGTGGCCCGTGACATTGGCGGCGCCTTTGTGAAGTGCGACGTCAGCAGCGAGGCCGATGGCCAAGCCGTGGTAGCCAAGGCAGTTTCCTTGGGCAAACTCATGGGCCTGGTCAATTGCGCGGGCATTGCCCCCGGTGAAAAGACGGTTGGCAAGACCGGTGCACATGCCCTGTCCACATTCACCAAATGCATTACCGTCAACTTGGTGGGCAGCTTCAACATGATCCGCCTGGCAGCAGAAGCCATGAGCAAGAATGAACCGGAAGCCACCGGCGAACGCGGCGTGTTGATCTCCACCGCATCGGTGGCCGCGTACGACGGACAAATGGGACAAGCCGCCTACAGCGCGTCCAAGGGCGGCGTGGTTGGTATGACGCTGCCCATTGCCCGCGACCTGGCACGCAACGGCATCCGCAACATGACGATTGCTCCTGGCATCTTTGGCACCCCGATGATGTTTGGCATGCCTCAGGAAGTGCAAGACTCGTTGGCCGCAGCCGTGCCCTTCCCTTCCCGCCTGGGTACTCCGCAAGACTATGCCAAGCTGGTACGCCACATCTTCGAGAACGACATGCTCAATGGCGAAGTGATACGCCTCGACGGCGCCATCCGCCTGGCACCGCGCTAA
- the gcvP gene encoding aminomethyl-transferring glycine dehydrogenase, with product MTVNAPSPTLAELENSSEFIARHIGITEADEQHMLRVIGESSRTALIDSIVPRSIARADKMNIPPAVTEAAALTEIKAMAGKNKLFKNFIGQGYYGTHTPGVILRNILENPAWYTAYTPYQAEISQGRMEALVNFQTMVCDLTAMPIANASMLDEATAAAEAMTLAKRSVKSKSNVFVVAGDCHAQTIEVLQTRAAPLGLEIKVANSATEWSALLEGDYFAVLAQYPSTSGRIDDWAPEVAKVHAKQAAFIVAADLLALTLLTPPGEWDADIVVGTTQRFGMPLCNGGPHAAYMACRDEYKRSLPGRLVGVSVDVHGNPAYRLALQTREQHIRREKATSNICTAQVLPAVIASMYAVYHGPAGLKRIAQRVATYASILSQGVAALGYTLTSNTAFDTITVRCASASDAQALLAKALESQVNLRLSWDEYISVSLDETTTRDDLALLWSLFAKPGQALPKVEAFADQAQPLIPAALLRTSSYLGHAVFNSYHSETGMLRYIRMLSDKDLALDRSMIPLGSCTMKLNATSEMIPITWPEFANIHPFCPAEQRAGYAELDRQLRAWLCAATGYADISLQPNAGSQGEYAGLLAIRGWHASRGESHRNICLIPSSAHGTNPASAAMAGMRVVVTACDAQGNVDMTDLRAHCEKHSANLAAVMITYPSTHGVFETQVKELCALVHQHGGRVYVDGANMNALVGTAAPGAFGGDVSHLNLHKTFCIPHGGGGPGVGPVCVVEDLVPFLPGHKTGGVQGQGGAVSAAPLGNAAVLPISWMYIRMMGAEGLKHATEAAILAANYISAALADAYPTLYASTSLNGKPGHVAHECILDLRHFKESCGVMAEDVAKRLMDYGFHAPTLSFPVPNTLMVEPTESETLAELDRFIHAMLSIRAEIAEVEQGHWPQDNNPLKHAPHTAAAVVGTDWDRPYARELGAFPLASLKANKYWPTVGRVDNVYGDRNLFCSCIPTAELEST from the coding sequence ATGACAGTGAACGCACCCTCCCCCACCCTTGCAGAACTTGAAAACAGCAGCGAGTTCATCGCCCGCCACATTGGCATCACCGAAGCCGACGAGCAGCACATGCTGCGCGTCATCGGTGAGTCCAGCCGTACGGCGCTGATCGACAGCATCGTGCCGCGCAGCATTGCGCGTGCCGACAAGATGAACATCCCGCCTGCGGTGACGGAGGCTGCGGCACTGACCGAAATCAAGGCCATGGCCGGCAAAAACAAGCTGTTCAAGAACTTCATTGGCCAGGGCTACTACGGCACCCACACGCCCGGCGTGATCCTGCGCAACATCCTGGAGAACCCGGCCTGGTACACCGCTTACACGCCCTACCAGGCAGAGATTTCCCAGGGGCGCATGGAAGCACTGGTGAATTTCCAGACCATGGTCTGCGACCTCACTGCCATGCCGATTGCCAACGCCTCCATGCTGGATGAGGCCACTGCCGCCGCCGAGGCCATGACGCTGGCCAAACGCAGCGTCAAGAGCAAGAGCAACGTCTTCGTGGTGGCCGGTGACTGCCATGCCCAGACCATCGAGGTGCTGCAGACACGTGCCGCGCCGCTGGGTCTGGAAATCAAGGTGGCGAATTCCGCCACCGAATGGTCTGCCTTGCTGGAAGGCGATTACTTTGCCGTGCTGGCGCAGTACCCATCCACTAGCGGCCGCATCGACGACTGGGCACCTGAAGTGGCCAAGGTGCACGCCAAGCAGGCCGCCTTCATCGTGGCAGCCGATCTGCTGGCCCTGACGCTGCTCACGCCCCCGGGCGAATGGGATGCCGACATCGTGGTGGGCACCACCCAGCGCTTTGGTATGCCTTTGTGCAACGGCGGCCCACACGCCGCCTATATGGCCTGCCGCGACGAATACAAGCGCTCCCTGCCAGGTCGGCTGGTGGGCGTGAGTGTGGACGTGCATGGCAATCCGGCATACCGCCTGGCCCTGCAAACACGCGAGCAGCACATCCGCCGCGAAAAAGCCACCTCCAACATCTGCACCGCGCAGGTGCTGCCGGCTGTGATCGCCAGCATGTACGCGGTCTACCACGGCCCGGCCGGACTCAAGCGCATTGCCCAGCGCGTGGCCACCTACGCGTCCATCCTGTCGCAAGGCGTTGCGGCACTGGGTTACACGCTCACCAGCAACACCGCGTTTGACACCATCACCGTGCGCTGTGCATCGGCCAGCGATGCACAGGCCCTGCTCGCCAAGGCTCTGGAATCGCAAGTCAATCTGCGCCTGTCCTGGGACGAATACATCAGCGTCTCGCTGGACGAAACCACCACCCGTGACGATCTGGCACTGCTTTGGTCCCTCTTCGCCAAGCCAGGCCAGGCATTGCCCAAAGTCGAAGCCTTTGCCGACCAGGCGCAACCGCTGATTCCCGCTGCGCTGCTGCGCACCAGCAGCTACCTGGGCCATGCAGTATTCAACAGCTACCACTCCGAGACCGGCATGCTGCGCTATATCCGCATGCTGAGTGACAAGGACCTGGCGCTGGACCGCAGCATGATCCCGCTGGGCAGCTGCACCATGAAGCTCAACGCCACTAGCGAGATGATTCCCATCACCTGGCCCGAGTTTGCCAACATCCACCCCTTCTGCCCCGCCGAACAGCGCGCAGGCTATGCCGAGCTGGATCGGCAACTGCGTGCCTGGCTGTGCGCCGCCACCGGCTATGCCGACATCAGCCTGCAGCCCAACGCCGGCAGCCAGGGCGAATACGCAGGCCTGCTGGCCATTCGCGGCTGGCATGCCTCGCGCGGCGAGTCGCATCGCAACATCTGCCTGATCCCCAGCAGCGCGCACGGCACCAACCCCGCCAGCGCTGCCATGGCCGGCATGAGAGTGGTGGTTACCGCCTGCGACGCGCAAGGCAATGTAGACATGACCGACCTGCGCGCCCACTGCGAGAAACACAGCGCCAACCTGGCCGCTGTGATGATCACCTACCCCAGCACGCACGGCGTGTTTGAAACCCAGGTGAAAGAGCTGTGCGCCCTGGTGCACCAGCATGGCGGCCGCGTCTATGTGGACGGCGCCAACATGAACGCCCTGGTCGGCACCGCTGCGCCCGGCGCATTCGGCGGCGACGTCAGTCACCTGAACCTGCACAAGACCTTCTGCATCCCCCACGGTGGCGGCGGACCCGGCGTGGGCCCGGTATGCGTGGTGGAAGACCTGGTGCCCTTCCTGCCCGGTCACAAGACAGGCGGCGTGCAGGGCCAAGGTGGCGCGGTGTCCGCGGCGCCCCTGGGCAATGCGGCTGTGCTGCCCATCAGCTGGATGTACATCCGCATGATGGGTGCCGAAGGACTGAAGCACGCTACGGAGGCAGCCATCCTGGCGGCCAACTACATCAGCGCCGCCCTGGCGGATGCCTACCCTACGCTCTATGCCAGTACATCCCTGAACGGCAAGCCCGGCCATGTGGCGCACGAATGCATTTTGGACCTGCGCCACTTCAAGGAATCCTGCGGCGTGATGGCAGAGGACGTGGCCAAGCGGCTGATGGACTATGGCTTTCATGCGCCCACACTGTCCTTCCCGGTGCCCAACACCCTGATGGTGGAGCCTACCGAAAGCGAAACCCTGGCCGAGCTGGACCGCTTCATCCACGCCATGCTGTCCATTCGCGCAGAGATTGCCGAGGTGGAACAAGGCCACTGGCCGCAGGACAACAACCCGCTCAAGCATGCGCCGCACACGGCCGCTGCCGTGGTAGGCACCGACTGGGACCGCCCCTATGCGCGCGAGCTGGGCGCCTTCCCGCTGGCCAGCCTCAAGGCCAACAAGTATTGGCCCACCGTGGGGCGGGTGGACAACGTCTACGGTGACCGCAACCTGTTCTGCAGCTGCATACCCACCGCGGAACTGGAAAGCACCTGA
- a CDS encoding SDR family oxidoreductase: MAYNIDLSGRIAFITGASSGLGAQFAKTLAAAGAAVVLASRRVDKLKELRAFIDGQGGDAHVIELDVTDHDSIKSAVAHAETEVGSIDILVNNSGVSTTQRLQDVEPEDFDFIFDVNVKGAFFVAQEVGKRMLARAVGAAPGNYTGGRIVNVASVAGLRVLPQIGTYCMSKAAVIQMTKAMALEWGKHGINVNALCPGYIDTEINHHHWKTEAGQKLVNMFPRKRLGQPKDLDAMLVTLCSDQSHFINGAVISADDGFGL; the protein is encoded by the coding sequence ATGGCATACAACATCGACCTTTCGGGCCGCATCGCATTCATCACCGGGGCCAGCAGTGGCCTGGGTGCGCAGTTTGCCAAGACACTGGCGGCGGCGGGTGCGGCGGTCGTACTTGCCAGCCGTCGCGTGGACAAGCTCAAGGAGTTGCGCGCTTTCATTGATGGCCAGGGCGGTGACGCCCATGTGATCGAGCTGGACGTGACCGATCACGACTCCATCAAGTCTGCCGTGGCGCACGCGGAAACCGAAGTGGGCTCCATCGACATCCTGGTCAACAACTCGGGTGTGAGCACCACCCAGCGCTTGCAGGACGTGGAGCCGGAAGACTTTGATTTCATATTCGACGTCAATGTAAAGGGTGCATTCTTTGTCGCACAGGAGGTGGGCAAACGCATGCTGGCCCGTGCAGTGGGGGCGGCACCGGGCAATTACACCGGTGGGCGCATTGTGAACGTGGCATCGGTTGCCGGGCTGCGAGTGTTGCCACAGATCGGTACCTATTGCATGAGCAAGGCCGCCGTCATCCAGATGACCAAGGCCATGGCGTTGGAGTGGGGCAAGCACGGCATCAATGTCAATGCGCTGTGCCCAGGCTACATCGATACCGAAATCAACCATCACCACTGGAAGACCGAGGCAGGGCAGAAGCTGGTGAACATGTTTCCGCGCAAACGGCTGGGCCAGCCCAAGGACTTGGATGCCATGCTGGTGACGCTGTGCTCGGACCAAAGCCATTTCATCAATGGAGCGGTGATTTCCGCTGACGATGGCTTTGGCCTCTAA
- a CDS encoding electron transfer flavoprotein-ubiquinone oxidoreductase, producing MTPQEILSQFGPRESMEYDVVVVGAGPAGLSAAIRLKQRAAETGKEVSVVVLEKGSEPGAHILSGAIMDPIALNELIPDWKAKGAPLNQPVTDDAVSFLTETSAFRTPNFFLPECVQNHGCYIISLAEVTRWLAAQAESLGVEIFPGFTAAEVLYNEDGSVKGVATGNMGIGKDGNPTDNFQIGMELLGKYTIFAEGARGHLGKQIIAKYKLDVGTDPQTYGIGIKEVWEIDPSRHQPGFAFHTAGWPMDNDTYGGAFMYHMADNKVALGFVTGLNYSNPYLSPFEEFQRWKTHPNVRYYFENDKGEVTGKRLAYGARAITAGGLMSLPKTVFPGGALVGCDAGFLNTSRIKGSHAAIKTGMLAAEAAFDALQAGRQHDELSAYPEAFEKSWLFTELNKARNFKSWFKKGLAVATIMNGIEQFALRGHFPWTLRRDKPDHLYLKPAAECTPIVYPKPDGKLTFDRNSSVFLGNVNHEENQPAHLTLKDASVPVSINLAKYAGPEARYCPAGVYEFVKNDDGSDRLQINAQNCVHCKTCDIKDPTQNIVWVTPEGGGGPNYADM from the coding sequence ATGACCCCTCAGGAAATTCTGTCCCAGTTCGGCCCACGTGAATCCATGGAGTACGACGTGGTCGTCGTGGGTGCGGGGCCAGCCGGCCTTTCTGCTGCCATCCGCCTCAAGCAACGCGCCGCCGAGACCGGCAAGGAGGTGTCTGTCGTTGTGTTGGAAAAGGGCTCCGAGCCTGGTGCACACATTCTGTCGGGCGCCATCATGGATCCCATCGCGCTGAATGAACTGATTCCCGACTGGAAGGCAAAGGGTGCCCCGCTCAACCAGCCCGTCACCGACGATGCCGTGAGTTTCCTGACCGAGACTTCCGCTTTCCGTACCCCCAACTTCTTCCTGCCCGAATGCGTGCAAAACCATGGCTGCTACATCATCAGCCTGGCCGAAGTCACCCGCTGGCTGGCCGCGCAAGCCGAAAGCCTGGGCGTGGAAATTTTCCCCGGTTTCACCGCGGCCGAAGTGCTCTACAACGAAGACGGTTCGGTCAAAGGTGTGGCCACCGGCAACATGGGCATCGGCAAGGACGGCAACCCCACCGACAACTTCCAGATCGGCATGGAGCTGCTGGGCAAGTACACCATTTTTGCCGAAGGCGCACGCGGTCACCTGGGCAAGCAGATCATTGCCAAATACAAGCTCGATGTCGGCACCGACCCACAAACCTATGGCATCGGCATCAAGGAAGTCTGGGAGATCGATCCCAGCCGCCACCAGCCCGGCTTCGCCTTCCACACCGCCGGCTGGCCGATGGACAACGACACCTATGGCGGCGCCTTCATGTACCACATGGCAGACAACAAGGTGGCGCTGGGCTTCGTCACAGGCCTGAACTACAGCAACCCCTACCTCAGCCCGTTCGAGGAATTCCAGCGCTGGAAGACCCATCCCAACGTGCGTTACTACTTTGAGAACGACAAGGGTGAGGTTACCGGCAAGCGCCTGGCCTACGGCGCCCGCGCCATCACTGCCGGCGGCTTGATGTCATTGCCCAAGACCGTGTTCCCCGGTGGCGCACTGGTGGGTTGCGACGCAGGCTTTTTAAACACCAGCCGCATCAAGGGTAGCCACGCGGCTATCAAGACCGGCATGCTGGCTGCGGAAGCTGCATTTGACGCACTGCAGGCGGGTCGTCAGCACGATGAGCTGAGCGCTTACCCGGAAGCGTTCGAGAAAAGCTGGCTATTCACCGAACTCAACAAAGCGCGCAACTTCAAGAGCTGGTTCAAGAAGGGACTGGCCGTGGCGACCATCATGAACGGCATTGAGCAGTTCGCCCTGCGCGGCCACTTCCCCTGGACGCTGCGGCGCGACAAGCCTGACCACCTGTATCTCAAGCCCGCGGCAGAGTGCACGCCCATCGTCTACCCCAAGCCCGACGGCAAGCTCACCTTCGACCGCAACTCCAGCGTCTTCCTGGGCAATGTGAACCATGAGGAAAACCAGCCGGCCCACTTGACGCTCAAGGATGCGTCGGTACCGGTCAGCATCAATCTGGCCAAGTACGCAGGACCCGAGGCGCGTTACTGCCCCGCTGGTGTGTACGAGTTCGTCAAGAACGATGACGGCTCCGACCGCCTTCAGATCAATGCGCAGAACTGTGTGCACTGCAAGACCTGCGACATCAAGGACCCCACACAGAACATCGTCTGGGTCACGCCCGAAGGCGGTGGCGGTCCCAACTACGCAGACATGTAA